From Eleftheria terrae, the proteins below share one genomic window:
- a CDS encoding DUF2163 domain-containing protein, with translation MNYLEQDQSAHDGQPQELYRFAQEHRRWCYTSGQESVTYQSETYEPAPISRSNIEHSNELSRNALEIRVPRDLPLAALFLAAPPEGVVSLTLYRRHLGRGGNASEFVTYWKGRLTVARLAGAEATLKCEPIASSLKRLGLRARYQIACRHVLYSPACGVAKERFRVEGQVDRIAGTSVWVAAAAERENGYFVGGYLQCAVGVRMVTGHSGGELTLTAPMVGLVPGERVQLYAGCDHWTAHCRDRFQNLDNFGGFPFIPWKNPFSGDAIV, from the coding sequence ATGAACTACCTCGAGCAGGACCAATCAGCCCACGACGGACAGCCGCAGGAGCTGTACCGATTCGCACAGGAGCACCGACGCTGGTGCTACACCTCAGGCCAAGAGTCCGTCACCTACCAGTCGGAGACCTACGAGCCGGCGCCGATCTCGCGCAGCAATATCGAGCACAGCAACGAGCTGTCGCGCAATGCGCTGGAGATCCGGGTGCCGCGGGACCTGCCGCTCGCCGCACTGTTTTTGGCCGCGCCGCCGGAGGGCGTGGTCAGCCTCACGCTGTATCGGCGGCATCTCGGACGAGGCGGCAACGCCAGCGAGTTCGTCACCTACTGGAAGGGGCGTCTGACGGTGGCCCGCCTGGCCGGCGCGGAGGCCACGCTCAAGTGCGAGCCGATTGCCTCATCGCTCAAGCGGCTGGGCCTACGGGCTCGGTACCAGATCGCCTGCCGCCACGTCTTGTATTCGCCTGCTTGTGGAGTAGCCAAGGAGCGGTTCAGGGTGGAGGGCCAGGTCGACCGGATTGCAGGCACCTCAGTCTGGGTCGCTGCGGCGGCGGAGCGGGAGAACGGTTATTTCGTCGGCGGCTACCTGCAGTGTGCTGTTGGCGTCCGCATGGTGACCGGCCACAGCGGTGGCGAGCTGACCCTCACCGCGCCAATGGTGGGCCTGGTCCCCGGTGAGCGGGTGCAGCTCTACGCTGGCTGCGACCACTGGACCGCCCACTGCCGCGACCGCTTCCAGAACCTGGACAACTTCGGCGGCTTTCCGTTCATCCCCTGGAAAAACCCGTTCTCGGGCGACGCCATCGTCTGA